One part of the Myxococcales bacterium genome encodes these proteins:
- a CDS encoding ABC transporter permease, translating to MSLSFNRHSVWAIYKFEMARALRTLWQSVAAPVISTSLYFVVFGSAIGGRMSSVEGVSYGAFIVPGLIMLSVFTQSLSNASFGIYFPKFTGTIYEILTAPVSALEIVTAYVGAAASKSMVLGGIILATAALFVPLRIAHPLWMVVFLILTTVTFSLFGFIIGIWARSFEQLQFVPMLIVTPLTFLGGAFYSIDMLPPAWRTITLFNPVVYVISGFRWSFYGLADVNVAVSLGLTVSFLVACLAVVVFMFRTGYRLRR from the coding sequence ATGAGCCTCAGCTTCAACCGCCACAGCGTCTGGGCCATCTACAAGTTCGAGATGGCGCGGGCACTGCGCACACTATGGCAAAGCGTCGCGGCGCCCGTGATCAGCACGTCGCTTTACTTCGTGGTGTTCGGCTCCGCGATCGGCGGGCGCATGAGCAGCGTCGAGGGCGTGAGCTACGGGGCGTTCATCGTGCCGGGCCTCATCATGCTCTCGGTGTTCACCCAGAGCTTGTCCAATGCTTCCTTTGGCATCTATTTCCCAAAGTTCACCGGGACCATTTATGAAATCCTGACCGCGCCCGTGTCCGCGCTCGAGATCGTCACGGCGTACGTGGGAGCCGCAGCCAGTAAGTCCATGGTGCTGGGCGGCATCATCTTGGCCACGGCAGCGCTCTTCGTGCCCTTGAGGATCGCCCATCCTCTGTGGATGGTGGTCTTCCTGATCCTGACCACGGTCACGTTCAGCCTGTTCGGTTTCATCATTGGGATCTGGGCCCGAAGCTTCGAGCAGCTACAGTTCGTTCCCATGCTGATCGTCACGCCTCTCACGTTTTTGGGAGGTGCGTTCTACTCGATCGACATGCTGCCACCCGCCTGGCGTACGATCACGCTCTTTAACCCGGTGGTTTATGTGATCAGCGGCTTCCGCTGGAGCTTCTATGGCTTGGCGGACGTCAACGTGGCTGTCAGCTTGGGGCTGACCGTGAGCTTCCTCGTCGCGTGTCTCGCGGTCGTCGTCTTCATGTTTCGCACCGGGTACCGCTTGCGCCGCTGA